From the genome of Prunus persica cultivar Lovell chromosome G8, Prunus_persica_NCBIv2, whole genome shotgun sequence:
ATCGACCGCCATTTAATCatctactttttttctttctttcttggcacTGGTAGGTAGCTCAaattattgaaagaaaatcataagcaacttgtttttatgttaaaaCAATCGATCGACCCTCCCCGATGGGATGTAAATGGAGCTAAAGCAGAAGACTTCTCATCCATGATGATTAACAAGCTTGCTTTTTCCAAGTTCATCCCATCCCCGCGTGATTTTTGATGTGAAATCTAATTAGTACTACTGTTCACTACCCTTAGGTGTTGATTGACCTTAGGTGCGATAATGCGGAGAAACACTTGTATCTTCCAGCATAGTGATAGTTAGGACAACCGAGTCCGTCTCTCTTTTTCTGTGAACTTGCGTACAAATTAAGATAGGCATAGTTCGTACCACGAGTACAATCAAATTTTTGTGGTTAGAATGGCGCATGATTTATATACTAATTAATTTCGAGTGATCTTAACTGTTATACATCATGTAGTAATCAAGCATGACATAACCCAAAAATTCCACACCAAATCATTTTCAGTTTCTCTTAGTGGAAACCAAGCTAGCAAACCCTATCTTATATACTCTTATGATTAGACAAATCATTTATATCTTTGGCATGCATGCATTTGAAtgatttatcttttctttctggtaaaaagaaagaaagaaaaatcgaTCAAATGCATGTCATTGCCAAAGATTTGTTGTTCATACACAGCACCAATGCTGTTCACTTTCATTTAGACCTTACATTTTTacctacaaaaagaaaacagttaTGTTCCACCATCATAAGCATAACTAGAAGGTTCTATGAATCAAAATCCCCAAAGAGAATCAAAGGAAGCCATCAATTTAATAGCTCTttgtaatattatatattaaactTGTACAACTTTTACTGGATGATCATAGACCGTGGTAGATTCAGTGGACTCCCAAcccaagaaattttttttcagaatAAAGGTGGTTATTCTATTACATCCGAATGATGAAAAAAGTGATCACTAATGATTTGACCATCACTAAAACGACATATTGgaaaactttatttattttttctttaaagtaatttgtttccttttctacTGTCAAATCAAATGCTTCCTTTCCTACAATACATTTGATTAACCTAGCCAGGGTTTAcattgaaatttaaacaagtattttttcttctttttttttcttcgttttATTCGGATTAAAGGCCAGACATTTTTGTCAAATCCACTTGCATTTGGAGGAATCGGATTACAGTTGAGTCCAATTAGCGTAACAATCAGATGTCATTTGAAAGAATCCACCACttgttttaatttcctttaattattttgtaaatttttctgttttacGTACTTGTGATTTGCGtacgtatatatatagcaaacCTCCCCTTTGCTCCACGAGGTCGTAAGTTGCTTCAACTTTTTTGAGCAaataaacaattttgttttcttcatacTTTGGTTACTTACTTGTGGCACTTGAGCAGTACGTACCCTACTGCCGTCTGCCAACACTTCTCTCTTAGCTTCTTCAGCTTGCCCACCAATCTAACAGGTACTTTTTTACTCTTACTTTGGATCAGATTTTGATTTCacaatttgattatgtttcttaactttcttttttgttctgcAGATTATATATAGtgcttcatcatcatcaaaaatGAATTTGATGTGCAAGGAAATGCAAACATTACTTCCATCCGGTGGTTACAATCATAAAATGGACGTGTTCAATCCTCGCCGGCAGAAGGAGAAGGTGGTGATCGTAATGGGAGCAACCGGGACGGGGAAATCGAGGCTCTCGATCGACCTGGCCACCCATCTCGCCGCAGAAATCATAAACTCTGACAAAATGCAAGTCTACAAGGGGCTTGACATAGCCACCAACAAAATAACCGAAGAAGAACAACGTGGGGTACCGCACCATTTGCTAGGGATACTAGATCCTAATGAAGATTTTACAGCAACAGATTTTTGTGACGAAACCTCACTTACCATTGAATCCATTTTAGGCCGGGATCGCCTTCCAATCATCGTTGGAGGCTCCAATTCGTACATTGAGGCCTTAATTGATGACTACGACTATAAGTTTCGGTCCAAATACGAATGTtgttttttatgggtaaacgTGTCCACGCCGGTTCTGCACTCATTTGTGTCAAAACGGGTGGACAAGATGGTCGAAAATGGGATGGTGGATGAGGTGAGGGAGTTCTTCCATCCCAATGCGGATTACTCGAAAGGGATTCGAAGGGCAATTGGGGTGCCTGAATTCGATAAGTACTTTCGGTATGGGCCATTTTTGGATGAAGAAACTAAAGCTAGGCTACTAGAACAAGCAGTGGAGGAAATTAAGAAGAATAATTGCAAATTGGCCTCCCGCCAATTGGAGAAGATTCAAAGACTTAGAAATGTTAAAGGGTGGAATTTGCATCCGTTGGATGCCACGGAGGTGTTTCGAAAGCGCGGCAAGGAATCCGATGAAGCCTGGGAAAAGTTTGTTTATGGGCCAAGTGCTCAGATTGTTCGTCAGTTTCTGTACAATTATGCCACAGCTGAGGTCCCTGTCAATCTTGGTGCCATGAGGGTCCCTATGGAAAGTGCAGCACTCGCTGCTGCAACTCGCTAGGAAGACTTAgacattatttcttttttaattatgcaaTACATTTTGATGCACTACCTTAATCTAATCATGAGTGTAAAATAAAGGATTAATTGTCAATGTCATGGAAATTTCGTAagcaataattaatttatatgctCCATGTCAGCATGATATGATTAATTATAGATAGCTTTTTGGCTTTAGCTTTTCAGAGGCATTGGATCCATGAAAAAAATAGggtgtattattattattattatgaagAGAATGTATGTAAGTTGTAACCTTCAAAATGACTACTATAATAAagttgttctttctttctttttatttatttaggacaTTTATACAATTGGAAGGAATTGGCCGTACAAATTGCGACTTCGTACGCATGTATATCATCAGTCACATCATATCACAcgctctttttttcttttctttttttgcgtCTATGAATTTAAAGAATCAGAATCTTGTGATgatgtgatgatgatgatgatgatgagagagagagagagagagagagagagagagagcatggTTTTAAGATAATTATAAGGATCCGGATCCTCTCCTCTAATTTTCTCTGTCATGATCtacttgattttcattctcTACATACCatcttattaaaatttaatct
Proteins encoded in this window:
- the LOC18766570 gene encoding adenylate isopentenyltransferase 3, chloroplastic — its product is MNLMCKEMQTLLPSGGYNHKMDVFNPRRQKEKVVIVMGATGTGKSRLSIDLATHLAAEIINSDKMQVYKGLDIATNKITEEEQRGVPHHLLGILDPNEDFTATDFCDETSLTIESILGRDRLPIIVGGSNSYIEALIDDYDYKFRSKYECCFLWVNVSTPVLHSFVSKRVDKMVENGMVDEVREFFHPNADYSKGIRRAIGVPEFDKYFRYGPFLDEETKARLLEQAVEEIKKNNCKLASRQLEKIQRLRNVKGWNLHPLDATEVFRKRGKESDEAWEKFVYGPSAQIVRQFLYNYATAEVPVNLGAMRVPMESAALAAATR